TGGTAAATCTTTTGACCCTGAATAATTTCTTAATCCCGGAGTACTTATTCTTCCAATTTTTTTAATAGCAGGTGTTCCTGTTTCTCTATCATATTTTAATGCAATTTTAACAGTTCCCTGCACATTTTTATTTTTATCTTCTTTATAATTTAGGATATATCCATTTTCGTAAAGAATTTTTGTGATTTCAAGTCTAACATTTGAGCGAGGAATTTCCACTACTTTCTTTTTTGCCTTCATGGCATTCCTTATCATTGTTAAGTAATCTCCAATTGTATCCATAGTTTTTCTCTTAAATTTACCAGCTTGCTTTTTTTACACCAGGTACTTTTCCTGCTAGTGCTAATTCTCTAAAAACATGTCTGCTAACACCAAATTTTCTACTATATGCTCTTGGTCTTCCTGTTATCTGACATCTATTTCTA
This region of Bacteroidota bacterium genomic DNA includes:
- the rpsH gene encoding 30S ribosomal protein S8 — encoded protein: MDTIGDYLTMIRNAMKAKKKVVEIPRSNVRLEITKILYENGYILNYKEDKNKNVQGTVKIALKYDRETGTPAIKKIGRISTPGLRNYSGSKDLPRIINGLGISIISSSSGIITDKQARKLNVGGEVLCYVY